One window of the Puntigrus tetrazona isolate hp1 chromosome 13, ASM1883169v1, whole genome shotgun sequence genome contains the following:
- the LOC122356934 gene encoding beta-3 adrenergic receptor, with amino-acid sequence MESSAQEWFDSDEAEFEMRTALRNSTVLWPRARLVLETLMVLMSLGAVTGNILVIVIVAATKSFHTVTSVLIINLAISDFLVGIGVMPFVAISIMNNGWVNCNDLCLYVGYTSSVYCTASVLTLAAIALDRYFSIVDCLRYDSRCTIWRTGLAVLWIWLQAMVTSCPPLLGWSNISFVTPMYSCAVNWANSPSYTVVMASLTFVLPAIVILFCYVKIVRVARYHARRIHSLEEHLQRNRTPSVLNLQHSFMDSFAPSKLVYHVSGNFVMDRLDVAGEIFPDAPSEMSSKSAGGRLHSFLAQIHSSSPQNPNQTQHHGVVRLFLVIAAFFLCWMPYISVALVQATETALSRPSSLVPPSAVTLSYWLVLFSSDINPLLYALLSKRFQVALQSLRWKIQARLGSVVGQGRGAERSTAGGGRETDPTNGTTHSSTALSRNDGESAYPSVFTLSSQLPSSFKEQLNNVLPSRPVCRKCGEQGSRTVDHLQVPSKQRERNRLPYSAATKKKQATFFYGQITVRVEHDIC; translated from the exons atggagTCCTCTGCTCAGGAGTGGTTTGATTCCGATGAGGCTGAGTTTGAGATGCGGACGGCGCTGAGGAACTCCACGGTTTTGTGGCCTCGGGCACGTCTGGTGCTGGAGACTCTGATGGTGCTGATGAGTCTGGGCGCAGTGACGG GAAACATTCTGGTTATTGTGATTGTTGCAGCGACCAAATCCTTCCACACTGTGACCTCCGTCCTCATCATCAATCTGGCCATTAGTGATTTCTTAGTGGGAATAGGAGTAATGCCATTTGTGGCCATTTCCATTATGAACAACGGATGGGTCAACTGCAAT GATCTATGTCTGTATGTGGGCTACACATCTTCAGTCTACTGCACAGCATCGGTCTTAACACTTGCTGCTATAGCCCTGGACCGTTATTTCTCCATCGTGGACTGTCTGCGGTATGATTCCCGCTGCACAATATGGAGAACAGGCTTGGCAGTGCTTTGGATCTGGCTGCAAGCTATGGTGACCAGCTGTCCTCCTCTCTTGGGCTGGAGCAACATTAGTTTTGTGACTCCCATGTACAGCTGTGCAGTGAACTGGGCAAACAGCCCGAGCTACACCGTCGTAATGGCCTCATTAACATTTGTTCTACCAGCTATAGTCATTCTATTCTGCTACGTGAAGATTGTTCGTGTGGCACGGTACCACGCTAGGAGGATTCACAGTCTGGAAGAACATCTCCAACGTAACAGGACCCCATCTGTTTTGAATCTCCAGCACTCATTCATGGACTCCTTCGCACCATCTAAGCTGGTGTACCATGTGAGTGGGAACTTTGTGATGGATCGGTTGGATGTTGCTGGTGAAATCTTTCCAGATGCACCATCTGAGATGTCTTCTAAGTCGGCTGGTGGACGTCTGCACTCATTTTTGGCTCAAATCCATAGCAGCAGCCCGCAGAATCCCAACCAAACTCAGCATCATGGAGTCGTGAGATTGTTTTTGGTCATCGCTGCTTTTTTCTTGTGCTGGATGCCCTATATCAGTGTAGCTTTGGTGCAGGCCACCGAAACTGCTCTATCTCGCCCAAGCAGCCTTGTTCCCCCATCAGCAGTCACTTTGTCCTATTGGCTGGTGCTGTTCAGTTCTGATATCAATCCATTGTTGTATGCGCTCCTCAGCAAGCGTTTCCAAGTTGCCTTGCAGAGTTTAAGATGGAAGATCCAGGCCAGGTTGGGGAGCGTTGTGGGACAAGGAAGAGGAGCTGAGAGGTCTACAGCTGGAGGTGGAAGGGAAACCGACCCTACTAACGGAACGACCCATAGCTCAACAGCACTCTCCAGAAATGACGGGGAATCGGCATACccttctgtcttcactcttagCTCTCAGTTACCCAGCAGCTTTAAGGAGCAGCTGAATAATGTCCTTCCTTCTCGTCCTGTTTGTCGTAAATGTGGCGAACAGGGTTCTAGGACGGTGGACCACCTGCAGGTTCCCTCCAAACAGCGTGAGCGGAACAGACTTCCTTACTCTGCTGCTACTAAAAAGAAACAAGCCACGTTCTTTTATGGACAGATCACAGTAAGAGTAGAACATGACATTTGCTGA